A single Epinephelus fuscoguttatus linkage group LG13, E.fuscoguttatus.final_Chr_v1 DNA region contains:
- the LOC125899576 gene encoding bromodomain adjacent to zinc finger domain protein 2B-like isoform X7 produces the protein MEFGERLASPSSAPSSLHMASSSASSSPAPPQTPSTKSSPAPSPAGSSPLTTCGHPIQVTGDERLNMSGSSNGFPLVSRPAFGLYTSSSGRSEFGGLGSLGLSALAAHSQFGTFPDWWRPSEAHSRGAAAFFPPLLGLHPAFASTFKSHDPIHLSRTSVSVGVIGTVNGRSASSPTGNCAVNTSSFPTKGSMEKIKNNSSRIQKNSQDLGKLHQKIIQKTKEKRSNKRPLEISSMSGSQSGSLSDSSSDGEESSSDPDDMEEEGEDEEDNDEDEDDQSNDSEDSDSEKESRVERKVKRLTQNTSESKKKRPCTADGNTTPDSHRETLTSPHRLQSSSRPAGLSQSTALFLQSSRIAEEKGQQHISVIQATGLAAGNSPLAPSHREASPLRSRSSPNPVSFSNTPKHSYPSTSQKHFSHSSSPKHGSVSSSPKTHPLCSPAKPLPLCSSPKPVSLSFSPRPPTPSASQKPPHKPKFLMPSLKHTQLADGMKESSGNPSDERLLHLNSFKLKQSLHSKNSVKQAFSLRPKNQNWHKSHKNSASSSSQTQHKHSSDTLSSHLLSLPHSDDTNLFLSHHLNGAIHSAVQDAPLALITKPRSQSSTPSSKPLLVATSPPCPMPINLSTGTKDMSDSSASPLKSSASSSLAHRPRKTKTPKSLHLVKSLSKPSSSCPPVDLVRGSESDIHSSKDSDDSLGDDLDDDDEDNEDDIDGEDSGSSLSESESNLDSDSDGSEDDMKERSETAADSDAERTPLKRTKAPLSSHKSTLNLSANCSLLNLQIVKPPSLSSGLLTSTTVTSSGAAGNHSTLSPSFTFATLPGPGKRRRVTDERVLRLPLEFGWRRETRIRTVAGRLQGEVAYFAPCGKKLRQYPDVMKYLLRNGITEISRDNFSFSTKIKVGDFYEAREGPEGLQWVLLAEEEIAPSIIAMDGRRSRCTQSERQPIGDGNGSRQWKSHPLSIGENSFQDVGDAKLLRKLEAQEIARQAAQIKMMRKLEKQAMAQAAKEARKQQAIMAAEERRKKREQMKILKQQEKIKRIQQIRMEKELRAQQILEAKRKKKEEAANAKILEAEKRNKEKEMRRLQAVILKHQERERRRQHMMLMKAVEARKKAEEKERLKKEKKDEKRLNKERKLELRRLELEKAKELKKPNEDMCLADHKPLPELSRIPGLVLPGSTFSDCLMVLQFLRSFGKVLRLDINPNMLSLSDLQEGLLNTGDSMGKVQDLLVSMLSAAVCDPGIPAGHKNKTALGDHLTNVGINRDNVSEILQIYMEAHCEQTEVAALALSLRTKAFQAHSPSQKASMLAFLVNELCCSKAVISEIDKNIDHMTNLRKDKWVVEGKLRKLRSIHAKKTGKRDSSVGGEDSHTFVIPTARNKGKRKDGDSEEEEDEDDDSEDQGDDDDDEEEESGGKKGKKAEICEEEDDSVHSASMEELEKQIEKTYKQQIQIRQKLFDSSHSLRSMTIGQDRYKRRYWVLPHCSGIFVEGMESSEGHEEVEKEKKRKRTAQVIRVKEEQQEEAKTPVVSSPAQSTDGDTTTPESQQDKDSLNLFLQKPGSFSKLSKLLEVAKMAQDSDINSHNSHSAKVPTTHPSCPASQTATNQQGLIDKSDTSVPSLLSAPQLRSSPWITCGSQSVLHEDQLSKILMEKSNQWFSLLPRSPCDESSFTSGSSPPASSSPLQTISTKSPSSLSPNPRASASSSAPAGINNLQPSVLQQVKSGIHQSRLTRCDVSGAAPSPSLPSSGASLLPVLDLASQHAEDDASRAISLANNNSVNKSETPEPLSDKPDCASFPAVEVAKTQDYPSPQPIPEEMLCGWWRVADTEELHSLVKALHGRGIREKALQKQIQKHMEYTTQLCANSKDAFDVSELEKQEMSEETVESWCVEEQAMEVDISLLQRVEALERKVISASLQVKGWMHPEPQSEREDLVYHEHKLSFSPAPEKKGQRETSQEELSGTVVRRPDNPLDIAVIRLAELERNIERSSEEEVAPGMRMWRKALGEVRSSAQLSLCIQQLQKSIAWERSIMKVHCQLCQKGDNEELLLLCDGCDKGCHTYCHKPKITTVPDGDWYCPTCVAKSAVCSVIEESGQSPRSRKQQSRTAGGGKKGSEVKRNSKPSVVGELIKEEAASSTSVPKKGTKEFKKRKGDDSPPSAQAGHDSPVSCGKKAKTAKDNNTNALAMCRVLLAELEAHQDAWPFLMPVNQKAVPGYRKVIKKPMDFSTIREKLTNNQYLNLESFIVDVNLVFDNCEKFNEDDSEIGRAGHSMRRFFDKRWTELLE, from the exons ATGGAGTTTGGCGAGCGGCTGGCCTCCCCATCCTCGGCCCCGTCCTCCCTTCACATGGCCTCCTCTTCAGCCAGCTCCTCTCCTGCTCCACCCCAGACACCCTCCACAAAAAGCAGCCCGGCCCCTAGCCCTGCGGGCAGCTCCCCTCTCACCACCTGTG GCCATCCAATCCAGGTAACAGGAGATGAACGTTTAAATATGTCTGGCAGCTCCAATGGTTTTCCTTTGGTCAGCCGTCCAGCCTTTGGGCTCTACACGTCAAGTTCAGGCCGCTCTGAGTTCGGAGGCCTAGGAAGTCTGGGTCTGTCTGCATTGGCTGCTCACTCCCAGTTTGGTACATTTCCAG ACTGGTGGCGGCCATCTGAGGCACATTCCAGAGGAGCGGCAGCCTTCTTCCCTCCACTTCTGGGTCTGCATCCTGCATTTGCGTCAACCTTCAAAAGCCACGATCCCATTCACTTGTCGCGTacctcag TTTCTGTAGGCGTAATTGGGACAGTGAATGGTAGGAGTGCTTCTTCACCTACTGGGAACTGTGCTGTGAACACCAGTTCATTTCCAACAAAGGGAAGCatggagaaaattaaaaacaacagtagTCGGATTCAAAAGAACAGCCAGGACCTGGGCAAACTTCACCAGAAGATCattcagaaaacaaaagaaaag aGATCCAACAAAAGACCACTAGAGATCTCCAGCATGAGTGGCAGCCAATCAGGATCATTGTCAGATAGCTCCAGTGATGGCGAGGAGAGCAGCAGTGATCCTGAtgacatggaggaggagggagaggacgaggaggacaatgatgaagatgaggatgatCAGAGCAATGATAGTGAGGACTCTGATTCAGAAAAAGAGAGTCGAGTGGAAAGGAAAGTCAAG CGGCTGACACAGAACACTTCTGAGAGTAAAAAGAAGAGACCTTGCACTGCCGATGGAAATACAACGCCAGACAGCCATCGGGAGACTTTGACTTCCCCGCACCGCCTGCAGTCCTCTTCTCGTCCTGCTGGCCTGTCACAGTCCACAGCGCTCTTCCTCCAGAGCTCCAGGATTGCAGAGGAGAAAGGCCAGCAGCACATCAGTGTCATCCAGGCCACAGGGTTGGCAGCCGGCAACAGTCCCCTAGCACCGTCCCACAGGGAGGCCTCTCCTCTGCGCTCCAGGTCCTCACCCAACCCTGTCTCCTTCTCCAACACACCGAAGCACTCATATCCTTCCACCTCACAAAAGCACTTCTCTCATTCGTCCTCACCGAAGCATggctctgtctcctcctctccaaaaactCACCCTCTCTGTTCCCCTGCAAAGCCCCTGCCTCTGTGTTCCTCACCCAAGcctgtctccctctccttttcacCCAGACCACCAACACCGTCAGCCTCACAAAAGCCTCCACATAAACCTAAATTCCTGATGCCCTCTCTGAAGCACACCCAGCTGGCTGATGGCATGAAGGAGAGCAGTGGAAACCCTTCTGATGAAAGATTGTTACACTTGAacagttttaaattaaaacag TCCCTCCACTCCAAGAACTCTGTGAAGCAAGCGTTCTCCCTGCGACCTAAGAACCAGAACTGGCATAAAAGTCACAAAAACTCAGCATCCTCATCATCGCAGACACAGCATAAACATTCATCAGATACCTTGAGCAGTCATTTACTGTCTCTCCCACACAGCGATGACACCAATCTGTTCTTGAGCCATCACCTTAATGGAGCGATCCACAGCGCAGTTCAGGATGCCCCTTTGGCTCTCATCACCAAGCCCCGCAGCCAGAGCAGCACCCCCAGTAGCAAGCCCCTCCTGGTAGCCACCAGCCCTCCCTGTCCCATGCCCATCAACCTGAGCACTGGTACTAAGGACATGTCTGACAGCTCTGCTTCCCCACTTAAATCATCAGCCTCATCAAGTCTTGCTCACAGACCAAGAAAGACCAAGACTCCCAAGTCTCTGCATCTAGTGAAGAGCCTGTCTAAACCCAGCTCATCCTGTCCACCTGTGGACTTGGTCAGAGGCAGTGAGTCTGATATCCACAGCAGCAAAGACTCAGACGACTCTTTAGGAGATGACTTGGACGACGACGATGAAGACAATGAAGATGATATTGACGGTGAAGATTCTGGCAGTAGCCTGTCAG AGTCAGAGAGCAATCTGGATAGCGATTCTGATGGCTCCGAGGATGATATGAAGGAGCGCAgtgagacagcagcagacagcgaTGCAGAAAGGACTCCCCTGAAACGCACTAAAGCGCCCTTGTCTTCTCACAAGTCCACCTTGAACCTCTCAGCCAACTGCTCCCTGCTTAACCTGCAGATCGTCAAGCCTCCTAGTTTATCTAGTGGTCTGCTCACCTCCACCACAGTGACCAGTTCAGGGGCAGCGGGTAACCACAGCACCCTATCGCCATCCTTCACGTTTGCCACGCTGCCAG GAccagggaagaggaggagagtaACAGATGAGAGAGTTCTGCGGTTGCCTCTTGAGTTCGG GTGGCGGAGAGAGACCCGTATCAGGACTGTCGCAGGTCGTCTACAAGGAGAGGTGGCTTACTTTGCTCCATGTGGGAAGAAGCTGCGTCAGTACCCTGATGTAATGAAG TACTTACTGCGGAATGGAATAACTGAAATCTCACGGGATAACTTCAGCTTCAGTACGAAAATTAAAGTTGGTGACTTTTATGAAGCCAGAGAGGGACCAGAG GGTTTACAGTGGGTCCTGCTGGCAGAGGAGGAGATCGCTCCAAGTATCATAGCGATGGACGGGAGGCGCAGCAGGTGCACACAGTCTGAGCGGCAGCCAATAGGTGATGGGAATGGGTCCAGACAGTGGAAGTCTCATCCTCTTAGTATTGGTGAAAATAGCTTCCAAGATGTCGGTGATGCAAAGCTGCTACGCAAACTAGAGGCTCAAG AAATAGCTCGACAGGCAGCTCAGATCAAAATGATGAGGAAGCTCGAGAAGCAGGCCATGGCGCAAGCAGCCAAAGAGGCAAGGAAACAACAAG CAATAATGGCCGCAGAGGAGAGGCGGAAAAAGAGGGAGCAGATGAAGATTCTTAAACAGCAA GAGAAGATCAAGCGCATTCAGCAAATTCGTATGGAGAAAGAACTCCGTGCACAGCAAATTCTCGAG gcaaaaagaaagaagaaagaagaagcagCCAATGCCAAAATATTGGAGGCTGAGAAGCGAAATAAG GAGAAGGAGATGCGAAGACTGCAAGCTGTCATACTGAAGCACCAG GAGAGGGAAAGACGCAGGCAGCACATGATGCTCATGAAGGCTGTGGAGGCCCGTAAGAAGGCGGAG GAGAAGGAGCGTctaaagaaagagaagaaggatGAGAAACGGTTAAACAAGGAGAGGAAACTGGAGCTCAGAAGACTGGAGCTGGAAAAAGCAAAAGAGCTAAAGAAACCAAATGAAGACATGTGTTTAGCAGATCATAAG CCACTTCCAGAGTTGTCCCGCATCCCTGGTCTGGTCTTACCAGGGAGTACTTTCTCCGACTGCCTGATGGTGCTGCAGTTTCTGCGCAGCTTTGGGAAGGTCCTGAGGTTAGACATAAACCCAAACATGCTCAGTCTAAGTGACCTTCAGGAGGGGTTGCTCAACACTGGGGACAGTATGGGCAAGGTGCAGGACCTGCTGGTGAGCATGCTCTCCGCAGCTGTGTGTGATCCTGGCATACCTGCAGGTCACAAG AATAAAACTGCCTTGGGGGACCACCTGACCAATGTGGGGATCAACCGGGACAACGTGTCTGAGATCCTTCAGATCTACATGGAGGCTCACTGCGAGCAGACAGAGGTGGCTGCTCTGGCCCTCAGCCTCAGGACCAAGGCGTTTCAGGCCCACAGCCCGTCACAGAAGGCCTCCATGCTCGCGTTCCTGGTTAATGAGCTCTGCTGCAGTAAGGCTGTGATCAG TGAGATCGACAAAAACATAGATCACATGACCAACCTGAGGAAGGATAAGTGGGTCGTGGAGGGAAAACTTCGCAA aCTGAGGAGTATTCATGCCAAGAAGACCGGGAAGAGAGACAGCAGTGTGGGGGGAGAAGACAGCCACACATTTGTCATCCCCACTGCCAGAAACAAAGGCAAAAGGAAAGACGGggacagtgaggaggaggaggacgaggatgaCGACAGTGAAGACCAAGGAGACGACGACgatgatgaggaagaagaatCGGGGGGAAAGAAGGGGAAGAAAGCTGAGATATGTGAAGAGGAG GATGACAGTGTACACTCAGCCAgcatggaggagctggagaaacAGATCGAGAAAACATACAAG CAACAGATTCAGATCAGACAGAAGTTATTCGACTCGTCTCACTCTCTGCGCTCCATGACGATTGGACAGGATCGCTACAAGAGACGATACTGGGTCCTTCCGCACTGTAGTGGCATCTTTGTGGAGGGCATGGAAAGCAGTGAAG GTCATGAAGAggtggagaaagagaagaaaagaaagaggactGCCCAGGTGATCAGGGTAaaagaagagcagcaggaagAAGCAAAGACACCAGTGGTCTCCAGCCCAGCGCAGAGCACAGACGGTGATACAACCACACCGGAGAGCCAGCAGGACAAAGACAGTCTCAATCTCTTCCTCCAGAAACCCGGCTCCTTCTCCAAGCTCAGCAAACTCCTTGAAGTAGCCAAAATGGCTCAAGATTCAGACATCAATTCTCACAACAGTCACTCTGCTAAAGTCCCTACCACTCATCCCTCATGTCCCGCCTCTCAGACAGCCACTAATCAGCAGGGACTGATAGATAAATCGGATACTTCAGTGCCATCTCTGCTTAGTGCGCCACAGCTCAGAAGTAGTCCCTGGATTACCTGCGGCTCTCAGTCTGTCCTTCATGAGGACCAGCTCTCCAAAATACTGATGGAAAAGAGCAACCAGTGGTTTAGCCTCTTGCCTCGCTCTCCTTGTGATGAGTCCTCCTTCACCTCTGGCTCCAGCCCTccagcctcctcctctccacttcAGACCATCAGCACCAaatccccctcctccctctcccctaATCCCCGGGCTTCAGCCAGTTCCAGCGCTCCTGCTGGGATCAATAACCTGCAGCCGTCTGTCCTTCAG CAAGTCAAGTCTGGCATTCATCAAAGCAGGCTGACGAGGTGTGATGTGTCCGGCGCAGCACCAAGTCCCAGCCTGCCCTCCTCTGGTGCTTCTCTACTCCCCGTGTTGGATCTGGCCTCCCAGCATGCAGAGGATGATGCCAGCAGGGCCATCTCTCTGGCAAATAACAACTCTGTCAACAAGAGCGAGACCCCAGAGCCCCTGAGTGACAAGCCCGATTGTGCATCGTTCCCTGCTGTGGAAGTGGCCAAGACCCAGGACTACCCTAGTCCCCAGCCTATCCCCGAGG AGATGCTGTGTGGCTGGTGGAGGGTGGCAGACACGGAGGAGCTGCACAGTCTGGTCAAGGCCCTTCATGGCCGAGGCATCAGAGAGAAGGCCTTGCAGAAACAGATCCAGAAACATATGGAGTATACGACCCAGCTCTGTGCAAACAGCAAAGATG CGTTTGATGTGTCAGAGCTGGAGAAGCAGGAGATGAGCGAGGAGACAGTGGAGAGTTGGTGTGTTGAGGAGCAGGCCATGGAGGTGGACATCAGCCTGCTGCAGCGGGTCGAGGCTCTGGAGAGGAAAGTCATCTCTGCCAGCCTGCAGGTCAAG GGATGGATGCATCCCGAGCCCCAGTCAGAGAGGGAGGATCTGGTTTATCATGAGCACAAGCTCTCCTTTTCCCCCGCTCCAGAGAagaaaggacagagagaaaccAGCCAGGAGGAACTCTCTGGCACGGTGGTGCGGCGGCCCGACAATCCCCTTGATATAGCTGTCATCAGGCTGGCAGAGTTGGAGAGGAACATTGAGCGCAG CAGCGAGGAGGAGGTGGCACCTGGGATGAGGATGTGGCGTAAAGCCCTCGGTGAAGTCCGCAGTTCTGCTCAGCTGTCACTCTGCATTCAGCAGCTACAGAAATCCATTGCCTGGGAACGATCCATCATGAAAGTG CACTGCCAGCTCTGTCAGAAAGGGGATAATGAAGAACTGCTCTTACTCTGTGACGGCTGTGACAAAGGCTGCCACACTTACTGCCACAAACCCAAGATCACTACAGTACCTGACGGCGACTGGTATTGTCCCACCTGTGTAGCAAAG TCTGCTGTGTGTTCTGTCATTGAGGAGAGCGGACAATCCCCCCGGAGTAGGAAGCAACAGAGCCGAACAGCTGGAGGAGGGAAGAAAGGCAGCGAGGTAAAACGAAACAGTAAGCCATCTGTGGTAGGAGAGCTCATCAAAGAGGAGGCTGCCAGCAGCACCAGCGTGCCAAAGAAAGGTACCAAGGAGTTcaagaagaggaaaggagacGACAGCCCGCCCAGCGCCCAGGCCGGCCATGACAGCCCTGTCTCATGCGGGAAAAAAGCCAAGACAGCCAAAGACAACAACACAAATGCGCTCGCAATGTGCCG AGTGCTGCTGGCTGAGCTGGAGGCCCATCAGGACGCTTGGCCCTTCCTCATGCCTGTCAACCAGAAAGCCGTCCCTGGTTACAGGAAGGTCATCAAAAAACCCATGGACTTCTCCACCATCAGAGAAAAGCTCACCAACAACCA